In Thunnus maccoyii chromosome 3, fThuMac1.1, whole genome shotgun sequence, the following proteins share a genomic window:
- the LOC121893812 gene encoding cell division control protein 42 homolog isoform X2: protein MQTIKCVVVGDGAVGKTCLLISYTTNKFPSEYVPTVFDNYAVTVMIGGEPYTLGLFDTAGQEDYDRLRPLSYPQTDVFLVCFSVVSPSSFENVKEKWVPEITHHCPKTPFLLVGTQIDLRDDPSTIEKLAKNKQKPITPETAEKLARDLKAVKYVECSALTQRGLKNVFDEAILAALEPPETQRKRKCCIF from the exons ATGCAGACCATCAAGTGTGTTGTAGTTGGGGACGGTGCTGTGGGTAAAACCTGCCTGCTCATCTCCTACACTACAAACAAGTTTCCCTCTGAATATGTACCTACG GTGTTTGATAACTATGCTGTAACTGTAATGATTGGAGGTGAGCCCTACACTCTGGGCTTGTTTGATACAGCAG GTCAGGAAGACTACGACAGGTTACGACCTCTGAGTTATCCCCAGACAGATGTCTTCCTCGTCTGTTTCTCTGTCGTGTCCCCCTCCTCTTTTGAAAACGTCAAAGAAAAG tgGGTTCCAGAGATCACCCACCACTGTCCAAAGACCCCCTTCCTGCTAGTCGGCACTCAGATTGACTTGCGGGATGACCCATCCACTATAGAGAAGCTGGCAAAGAACAAGCAGAAGCCCATCACTCCGGAGACAGCCGAGAAGCTGGCAAGAGACCTCAAGGCTGTGAAATATGTGGAGTGCTCAGCCCTCACGCAG CGAGGGCTGAAGAATGTATTTGACGAAGCTATCCTAGCTGCCCTAGAGCCACCTGAGAcgcagagaaagaggaaatgctgtatattttaa
- the LOC121893812 gene encoding cell division control protein 42 homolog isoform X1, translating to MQTIKCVVVGDGAVGKTCLLISYTTNKFPSEYVPTVFDNYAVTVMIGGEPYTLGLFDTAGQEDYDRLRPLSYPQTDVFLVCFSVVSPSSFENVKEKWVPEITHHCPKTPFLLVGTQIDLRDDPSTIEKLAKNKQKPITPETAEKLARDLKAVKYVECSALTQKGLKNVFDEAILAALEPPEPKKKRKCVLL from the exons ATGCAGACCATCAAGTGTGTTGTAGTTGGGGACGGTGCTGTGGGTAAAACCTGCCTGCTCATCTCCTACACTACAAACAAGTTTCCCTCTGAATATGTACCTACG GTGTTTGATAACTATGCTGTAACTGTAATGATTGGAGGTGAGCCCTACACTCTGGGCTTGTTTGATACAGCAG GTCAGGAAGACTACGACAGGTTACGACCTCTGAGTTATCCCCAGACAGATGTCTTCCTCGTCTGTTTCTCTGTCGTGTCCCCCTCCTCTTTTGAAAACGTCAAAGAAAAG tgGGTTCCAGAGATCACCCACCACTGTCCAAAGACCCCCTTCCTGCTAGTCGGCACTCAGATTGACTTGCGGGATGACCCATCCACTATAGAGAAGCTGGCAAAGAACAAGCAGAAGCCCATCACTCCGGAGACAGCCGAGAAGCTGGCAAGAGACCTCAAGGCTGTGAAATATGTGGAGTGCTCAGCCCTCACGCAG AAAGGCCTAAAGAATGTGTTTGATGAGGCGATATTGGCTGCATTGGAGCCCCCAGAGCCCAAGAAGAAGCGCAAATGTGTGCTGCTATGA
- the wnt4 gene encoding protein Wnt-4a, whose amino-acid sequence MTEEYVLRCVLMLCCALLSANASNWLYLAKLSSVGSIRDEETCERLRGLIQRQVQICKRSVEVMDAVRRGAQLAIDECQFQFRNRRWNCSTLETMPVFGKVVTQGTREAAFVYAISAASVAFAVTRACSSGELEKCGCDHNVHGVSPEGFQWSGCSDNIAYGVAFSQSFVDVRERSKGQSSSRALMNLHNNEAGRKAILSHMRVECKCHGVSGSCEVKTCWKAMPPFRKVGNVIKEKFDGATEVEQRKVGTTKVLVPRNSQFKPHTDEDLVYLEPSPDFCDYDPDTPGMLGTVGRQCNRTSKAIDGCELMCCGRGFQTQEVEVVDRCSCKFHWCCYVRCKKCRKMVEMHTCR is encoded by the exons gtACCTGGCCAAGCTGTCGTCAGTAGGAAGCATCAGGGATGAGGAAACGTGTGAGAGGTTACGAGGCCTCATCCAGAGACAG GTTCAGATCTGTAAGCGCAGTGTGGAGGTGATGGATGCTGTGCGTCGTGGTGCTCAGCTGGCTATAGACGAGTGTCAGTTCCAGTTTCGCAACCGTCGATGGAACTGCTCCACTCTGGAGACCATGCCTGTGTTTGGCAAAGTGGTCACACAGG gcACCCGTGAGGCAGCCTTTGTGTATGCCATCTCAGCAGCCAGTGTGGCGTTTGCGGTCACAAGGGCCTGCAGCAGCGGAGAGCTGGAAAAATGTGGCTGTGACCACAATGTGCATGGAGTCAGTCCAGAGG GGTTCCAGTGGTCGGGCTGCAGTGACAACATTGCTTACGGAGTGGCCTTTTCTCAGTCCTTTGTGGATGTTAGAGAAAGGAGTAAAGGCCAGTCCTCCAGTCGAGCTCTCATGAACCTGCACAACAACGAGGCTGGCAGGAAG GCCATCCTGTCCCACATGCGTGTGGAGTGCAAATGTCACGGCGTGTCAGGCTCGTGTGAGGTGAAGACCTGCTGGAAAGCCATGCCGCCCTTCCGCAAGGTGGGCAACGTCATCAAGGAGAAGTTTGACGGTGCCACTGAGGTGGAGCAGCGCAAGGTGGGCACCACCAAAGTCCTGGTGCCTCGCAACTCCCAGTTCAAACCTCACACGGACGAAGATCTGGTCTACCTGGAGCCTAGTCCAGATTTCTGCGACTATGACCCGGACACGCCGGGCATGCTGGGCACAGTGGGCCGGCAGTGTAACAGAACCTCAAAGGCCATCGACGGCTGCGAGCTGATGTGCTGCGGTCGCGGCTTCCAGACgcaggaggtggaggtggtggacaGGTGCAGCTGTAAGTTCCACTGGTGCTGTTATGTCAGATGCAAAAAGTGCCGCAAAATGGTGGAGATGCACACTTGCCGGTGA